Below is a genomic region from Rana temporaria chromosome 3, aRanTem1.1, whole genome shotgun sequence.
CTCCAGTAGCGCAGTCCACCGCTCTACACCACTTGCCTTTAAGACGGtgtatttttcatgtgtttaaTAGATGTGATGTATATTGGTATGATGATTTTAATATTTCAAGGCCACTTATAGCCTGTGTTTACTTATTTTTTCTAAGAAAATTgttcaggataaaaaaaaaaagatgattttttatCTTGTATTGTAGCTTTGAGAAAATATCAAAGCTTCAGAGACAGACATCGGGCATTGACAACAGTAtcataaaagggaaaataaaCTGCACTTTAATCTAAACAAAAAGGGAGAGTATAGCCTCAATTAAGACTGATAAATAATATATCAATGTGCCATCATCCAGAATATACAATTGAAATTGAAAATTGTAATTTCATTACATTGCCTTTCTGATCTGTGGGGCCTGTCCCTAATGCTTTTAAATTGTATATTGTTTTatgtcaataaatatttttttatattattctatGGTCATGttatcagtgccttgaaaatcctAGCCAACACCTTTTTGACCTGTAACTATTGATAGGAAATAGGTCTCAAGCAGCCTTTACCCTATACTCATTTGGTCTCATTTTTTCAATTGCACTAAAATGATAAATGGAGCTGCTCTCTCGCACTAACAACACAAATTAATTTAACAATATATGAACTGATACGCTCATAACATTTTAGACAAATGATTAGTCCAAAACAATAAGTGAATCAAAAATGATGTAATAATAATAGTCCCAAGGAACTAGTGAAGAAGCTTGAAAGGATGTATCCTGGTGCCTTCTTATTTGTTCTTGAGTCATTTCTTTatcttctctttcttccttttccccctcttctccctccccaccCTGTTCCCCCTAGGGTCTCGGGACTCTTTGGCtgacgtcgctgtcaaatttttttacaattttttatttttcccaccgcaactcttttttacccgtcgcaattcacaaaaccttggcgcaacgtaacttcacgcaaagcacgtcgggaaaatagcgtcgggagcatgcgcagtacaattacatttgaattggcccgccttacgccggactgatttaggatacaccgccgcaaatttccaggtaagtgctttgtggatcgggcactaacttaggcaatttgcggcggtgtaacttaaatcggaaaagttacgttgcgcccgctggttgtgaatctggcccataatgtttgggggttctaagtaatattctagcaaaaaaaaataaaacggattttaacttgtaagcaacaaatgtcagaactaggcttaggcatgaaagggataatAATATTATTCAACACAAAGATAATTTGGGTTTTTTTGCTTGCCATGTTCAGCTCAAATGCTAAATAAATAGTAACTGATACAATAAATTCTGGTCTCAGTATAATTTATAAAGTTTAAGGTTGCTTCTGGTTTAAAGAATTGTTTAGATAATCTTTCTGGTTCACAGTAGGGAAAATACAACATATCTGAACTAAGTCATTAAATGACCCACCTTTATAGGgatcttttacttttttaatttctgTAATCTGTGGTTCTTCCTTAAGTGGAACACCTGAATCTTTTGATTCTTGAGGACTAGAGTCAGATGTCTTTTTTTGATCTACAGTTTCTTCACATATCTTTGGAACTTCTAGCATTGCCATTCTTCGGGTTGTACCAGGAGAACGTCTTTCCACTGGAGGAGACTGAGATACCAAAAGTGAGCTGCTTTTTCTAGACAACCCAGGCGATACATTGGGGCTCCCTTTTTTGGAGGGTGGAGTTATGGCACCCATGTTACCATCATCTTGACCCTCTAGTTGCTTAGGAAGATATATCTTACGGCGAGCACCAGAAGCCAGCTCCTGTGGTGTTGCCGAAGGGATTAAAGATAAGTTCTCACTAGACCTCCATTTACGATTGCTGTCTCTTTGGGGTTCATACAGCATACTTTCAGGTGCATTCTCAGAAGGTAGGCTACCGACAACTATAGAAGGAACAGATAATGTAGCTATGGGATTTGATCCTGCAGCTATTTTAGCTGCAATTTTTCTTGAAGTGGAAGGACTAAAACTTAGATCTTCTTTAGTTAAGAAGGTTTCTTCACTAATGCCCTTTGAACTTCTCTTTGGTGTCACTGGACTCATTGGAGCACTTTCCACTTGGGCTATTTCCCCTTTCCTTGTAAAATCTGTGATTCTCCTGGGAATTGCTGGACTTATTGTCAATGAATCTGCACTTTGAACCATATCCTCTTCAGATGATGGAGACCGTTTCCCTGAAGTGGAAGAGGAATGCATGCTTACTGGACTCAGTGGAGAGTCACTCTCCTTTCCAGATTCATAAACCTTCCGCGAACTTGGGGGACTTCTTTCAGGTGAATACATGTCTCCGGACAATTCTTGGTGAGCTTCTGTCAAGTTTCTTTGGCTATTTGTTTTCACTTTATGGTCTTCAGTGTCTGCTGTTTTAATGTGAAATAACATCATCAAAGAATTTTTCAGGGTTGTTACCAGACTGTGATCCTGTTTATCTTGATGTTGTGATACATTTTCCTGAACAAATTCCTGCTCTGATTGTAAAGAAATTTGTTCAGTGGAAGGCAGCTCTGTTTCAATTACCTTATCTTTGAAGGTTGAACTGCTAATTACCAATTGCTCAGATTCTTCATCATGTCTCATGTTTGGTGGCAAGGCTGGCATTGAAACATGTTCTTCAGCCTGCTGTAGATTTAATGGAGCTTGCAAGGAAATAGGATCTACAGAGCTTTCATCCTTAGTAGTCACTCCAGACTCCAAAGCTTTTTTCACATCGCGAAGGAGGGTCACTACTGACTGGTTTTGATCACGTAGTAATAATTTAGATGGACTGTCTGCTGTAGGATCAGCATCCTGTACATTTTCAGCTATTTCTGAAACATGTTCTTGAGTTGGTAATTCTGATGATACTTCAGATGTTAAATCTGTTTCTGCTACGGTTTTGTTCACTTGCTCAGTTAAATGTATTGCTCTAGTGAGAGAGCCATCTTCTAACAGTGGTTCATTGTGTCTGGTTTCAAATTGGTGTGCCTTgagtttcttctcctcctcctcagtcATCTCAACTTCAATGGAACATGTACCTACAATTTCTGGGAGTTGTATAGACTTTTTAGTTGGAAGCACTGTAATATTAAGTAAGCTTTTGTCACTTTCTAGAGCCTGTTTCTCATGTAATTGCACATCAGATTCTAGTTTTGAAAGAGATTCTGGTTGCTCAACCTGAGTCACAGCACTCAGTGCAAATGTTTCTTCTAGTGTAGTAGACTCTTCAGTTTCCATATGTATTGGTTCTGGTGAGTGTGGACATTTCAAATTATTCTTCTGTTCAATATTTTCTTCTGCTTTTTCAACCTTGGTTTCACTACTCTCAGTAAGATTCGTTACAGGAGTTCCCATGTATTCTGAGAGCCCTGGCATCTGAAAGAAATATACCGGTGCGGAAATAAATCAATTggtatttttcataaaatactcAGCATAATTGAGTTTAAAAACCCTAACTTTTATTGATCTATACGTATTCACTTATATAGTATAAATGGGCACATTTTGGTAAGGAATTCCAAAAGTGACCAAAAGCTCTCCACTAAAGTACTGAAAAGAGGGTAAAAAAATACATCACTTtcaatatgaaataaaaaaaaaaaggagtttatTCCCCAAAGACAGTGGATGGAGCAATGACAATCATTCTTTAATGCCCCAGTTGCAATTGTGGAGCAAACAGCCCAATAATATTAGGTTGTATCTGTGCTATACACCAGAAGTTCTGGATGCACGTTTGATCTCTGGGACATAAAGGTTTGCATAGCTCTACCTACTCTCTTTAAATGAGGACCCCTTATTTATGGATTTTTGATAGAAGTAATTAGGATGAGAAGCTTTAATCACAATAACAGTGATAGTTATTATTATAAGGTCATCAATTTAAGCTTGATTTAAGATATTGTGAGCTGTGAATAAATCTTCAGTAAAACTAAAAACTGTTTCAAAACATATATGCTACCTCCTGTATCTTGGCCTTTTGAGCTTTTGCCTTCTCAGATTGAGTAGTCTGCGCCTTTGCCTTCTGTGTCTCTACTTCCATGGCCTCTGCCATTTGTGCCTCTGCTTTCATTTTCTTTTCCCTTTGTGTCTCTTTTTTAATTTCCTCTGCCTTCTGTGCCTCCACCCTCTGTGCTACGGCCTTCATGGCCCCAGCCCTCGGTACCTCAGCCTTTTGTGCTTCTGCTCTCTGTGCTTCtgactttattaccactgttcTCTGTTCCCCTGCCTCTATTGCCGCTGCATTGTGCGCCTCTTCCTTCAATGCCTCTGCCAAATGTGCATCTTCCCTAACTACCTTAGCCCCCTGTACCTCTGCCTTCTGTGCCTCTGCCCTCTGTGCCTGTGCCTTCATTGCCACTGTTCTATGTTCCCCTGCCTTTATTGCCTCTTCATTATGTGCCTCTTCCTTCAATGCCTTTGTCAAATGTGTCTCTGCCTTAATTGCCTTAGCCATCTGTACATCTGCTTTCTGTACCTCTGCCCCCTGTGCCTCTGCCTTCAATGCCTCTGCTTTTTGTGCCTCAGACTTTATTGCCTTATCTTTCTGTGCATCTTTTGTCTGGGCCTCTGCTTTCTGTGTATCTGCCCTCGTTTCCTTTGCCTTCATTGCCtctgtcttcttttcttcttccccctGTGCTCCTGCcctctcttcctctgcctgttgtTCTTCTGCCTTTATTGTCTCTGTCCTATGTGCCTCTGCTTTTATTGTCTCTATCTTCATTGTCTCTGCTCTCTCTATTTTTGCCTTCTGTGCCACTGCTCTCTGTGACTCTGCATTCTGTGCCTCTGTCTTCATTGCCCCTGCCTTTTGTGCCTCTGCCCTCTGTACCCCTGCTTTTATTGTCTCTGCCCTCTGTGCCTCTGCTTTTATTCCTTCTACCTTTATTGTCCCTACCCTCTTTACCTCTACCTTTTGTGCCTCTGCCCTTTGTGTCTCTGCCTTCATTGTCACTGTTCTCTGTTTCCCTGCCTTTATTGCCACTGCATTATGTGCCTCTTCCTTCAATGCCTCTGCCAAATGTGCATCTGCCTTAATTGCCTTAGCCCTCTGTACATCTGATTTCTGTACCTCTGCCCTCTGTGCCTCTGCCTTCAATGCCTCTGACTTTATTGCCTTTTCCTTCTGTGCATATTCTGTCTGGGCCTCTGCTTGCTGTGTCTCTGCCCTCTTTTCCTTAGCCTTCATTGCCTCTGCCTTATTTGCTTCTTCTTTCTGTGCTCCTGCCCTCTTTTCTTCTGCCTTCATTGTCTCTGCCCTATTTGCCCCTGCCTTTATTGTCTCTACCTTTATTGTGTCTGCTCCCTGTATTCTTGCCTTCTGTGGCCCTGCCCTCTGTGACTCTGCCTTTATTGCCTCTGCCTTTGTTGCCGATGTCTTTATTGTTCCTTCCCTTTGTGCCTCTGCCTTCTTTGCCTCTGTCCTCTGTGTCCCTGCTTTTATTGCCTCTGCCCTCTGTGCCTCTGCTTTTATTTCTTCTACCTTCAGCGTTTCTACCCTCTGTACCTCTGCCTTCTGTGCCTCTGCTCTCTGTACCTGTGCCTGCATTGCCACTGTTCTCTGTTCCCCTGCCTTTATTGCCTTTGCGTTATGTGCCTCTTCCTTCAATGCCTCTGCCAAATGTGTATCTGCCATAATTGCCTTAGCCCTCTGTACATCTGCTTTCTCTACCTCTGCTCCCTGTGCCTCTGCCTTCAATGCCTCTGCTTTTTGTGCCTCTGAATTCATTGCCTTCTCCTTCTGTGTATCTTCTGTCTGGGCCTCTGCTTTCTGTGTCTCTACCCTCTTTTCCCTAGCCTTCATTGCCTCTGCCTTCTTTGCTTCTTCCTCCTGTGCACCTGCCCTCTTTTCCTCTGCCTTCTGTTCTTCTGCCTTCATTGTCTCTGCCCTATTTGAATCTGCCTTTATTGTATCTGCTCCCTGTATTGTTGCCTTCTGTCCCCCTGCCCTCTGTGACTCTGCCTTTATTGCCTCTGCCTTTGTTGAAGCTGTCTTCATTTTCCCTGCCCTTTGTGCCTCTGCCTTTATTGCCTCTGCCCTCTGTGTCCCTGTTTTTATTGCCTCTGCCCTCTGTGCCTCTGCTTTTATTTCTTCTACCTTCAGTGTCTCTACCCTCTGTACCTCAGCCGTCTGTGCCTTTGCCCTCTGTACCTGTCCCTGCATTGCCACTGTTTTCTGTCTCCCTGCCTTTATTGCCTCTACATTATGTGCCTCTTCCTTCAATGCCTCTGTCAAATGTGTATCTGCCTTAATTGCCTTAGCCCTCTGTACATCTGCTTTCTGTACCTCTGCCCCCTGTGCCTCTGCCTTCAATGCCTCTGCTTTTTGTGCCTCTAATTTCATTGCTTTATTCTTCTGTGCATCTTCTGTCTGGGCCTCTGCTTTCTGTGTCTCTGTCCTCTTTTCCTTAGCCTCCCTTGCCTCTGCCTTCTTTGCTTCTTCCTCCTGTGCTCCTGCCCTTTTTTCCTTTGTCTTCATTGCCTCTGCCTTTTTTGCTTCTTCCTCCTGTGCTTCTGCCCTCTTTTCCGTTGCCTTATGTTTTTCTGCCTTCATTGTCTCTGCCATATGTGCCTCTGCTTTTATTGTCTCTACCTTCATTGTCTCAGCTCTCtctattttttccttttgtgcCCCTGCCCTCTGAGACTCTGCCTTCATTGCCTCTGCCTTTGTTGCCCTTACTTTTATTGCTTCTGCCCTCTGTGCCTCTGCTTTTATTGCCCCTGCCCTCTGTGCCTCTGATTTTATTCCTTCTACCTTTGTTGTGCCTACCCTCTGTACCTCTGCCTTATGTATCTCTGTCCTCTGTGCCTCTACCTTCATTGCCACCGTTCTCTGTTCCCCTGCCTTTATTGACTCTGGAATATGTGCCTCTTCTTTCAATGCCTCTGCCAAATGTGTATTTGCCCTAATTGCCTTACCCCTCTTTACATCTGCTTTCTGTACCTCTGCCCCCTGTGCCTCTGCCTTCAATGGCTCTGCTTTTTGTAGCTCTGGCTTCATTGCCCTATCCTTCTGTGCATCTTCTGTCTGGGCCTCTGCCCTATTTTCCTCTGTCCTCATTGCCTCTGCATTCTTTGCTCCTTCTTCCTGTGCTCCTGTGCTCCTTTCCTTTGCCTTCTGTTCTCCAGCCTTCATTGTCTCTGCCCTATTTGCCTCTGCCTTTATTGTCTTTACCTTTATTGTATCTGCTCCCTGTATTCTTGCCTTCTGTCCCTCTGCCCTCTGTGACTCTGCTTTTATTGCCTCTGCCCTTTGTGCCTCTGCTTTTATTTCTTCTGCCTTCAGTGTCTCTACCCTCAGTACCTCTGCATTCTGTGCCTCTGCCCTCTGTACCTGTGCCTGCATTGCCACCATTCTCTGTTCCCCTGCCTTTATTGACTCTGCAATATGTGCCTCTTCCTTCAATGCCTCTGCCAAATGTGTATTTGCCCTAATTGCCTTACCCCTCTTTACATCTGCTTTCTGTACCTCTGCCCCCTGTGCCCCTGCCTTCAATGGCTCTGCTTTTTGTGCCTCTGACTTCATTGCCTTATCCTTCTGTGCATCTTCTGTCTGGGCCTCTGCTTTCTGGGCCTCTGCCCTCTTTTCCTTTGTCCTCATTGTCTCTGCATTCTTAGTTTCTTCCTCCTGTGCTCCTGTCCTCTTTTCCTTTGCCTTCTGTTCTCCTGCCTTCATTGTCTCTGTCCTATGTGCCTCTGCTTTTATTGTTTCTACTGTCATTGTCTCTGCTCTCTGTATCTTTGCCTTCTGTGCCCCTGCAATCTGTGACTCTGCTTTCATTGGCCCTGCCTCTATTGCCCTTACTTTTATTGCCTCTGCCCTCTGTGCCTCTGCTTTTATTCCTTCTACCTTCAGTGTCTCTACCCTCTGTACCTCTGCCTTATGTGCCTCTGCTTTTATTGATTCTGCCTTCAGTGTCTCTACCCTTTGTACCTCTGCCTTCTGTGTCTCTGCCTTCATTGCCACTGTTCTCTGTTGCCCTGCCTTTATTGACTCTGCAATATGTGTATTTGCCCTAATTGCATTACCCCTTTGTACATCTACTTTCTGTACTTCTGCCCCCTGTGCCTCTGCCTTCAATGCCTCCGCTTTTTTTGCTTCTTCCTCTTGTGCTCCTGTCCTATTTTCCTTTGCCTTATGTTTTTCTGCCTTCATTGTCTCTGCCATATGTGCCTCTGCTTTTATTGCCTCTACCTTCATTGTCTCTGCTCTCtctattttttccttttgagaCCCTGCCTTCATTGCCTCTGCCTTTGTTGCCCTTACTTTTATTGTCTCTACCCTCTGTGCCTCTGCTTTTATTGCCCCTGCCCTCTGTGCCTCTGATTTTATTCCTTCTACCTTTGTTGTCCCTACCCTCTGTACCTCTGCCTTATGTGTCTCTGCCCTCTGTGCCTCTACCTTCATTGCCACCGTTCTCTGTTCCCCTGCCTCCAATGCCTCGGCCAAATGTGTATTTGCCCTAATTGCCCTAGCCCTCTTTACATCTGCTTTCTGTA
It encodes:
- the ALPK3 gene encoding alpha-protein kinase 3 isoform X2, with the protein product MKTEVQRAEATRVKAIKAGAQGAEAKKIEVQMAGAMKAESQKAKIQRAETWKVETIKAETNRAATMKAEEQKAEKERAGTQEEEAKKAEAMKAKEKRAETQKAEAQTEDAQKDKAIKSDAQKAEALKAEAQGADVQKVKAYKANTHLAEALKEEAHNAVTIKAGEQRIAAMKAEVQRVGAISVEAIKVEKQRAEAIKAGTQRAEAKKTETQRAWAMKTEAQKAEAMKAESQSAAAQKAKIQRAETMKVETIKAEENRAETMKAEEQKAKEKSAGVQEEGAKNAEAMRTKEKRAEAQREDAQKDRAMKSEAQKAEQMKAEAQGAEVQKADVKRARAIRANTHLAEALEAGEQRTVAMKVEAQRAETHKAEVQRVGTTKVEGIKSEAQRAGAIKAEAQRVETIKVRATKAEAMKAGSQKEKIERAETMKVEAIKAEAHMAETMKAEKHKAKENRTGAQEEEAKKAEALKAEAQGAEVQKVDVQRGNAIRANTHIAESIKAGQQRTVAMKAETQKAEVQRVETLKAESIKAEAHKAEVQRVETLKVEGIKAEAQRAEAIKVRAIEAGPMKAESQIAGAQKAKIQRAETMTVETIKAEAHRTETMKAGEQKAKEKRTGAQEEETKNAETMRTKEKRAEAQKAEAQTEDAQKDKAMKSEAQKAEPLKAGAQGAEVQKADVKRGKAIRANTHLAEALKEEAHIAESIKAGEQRMVAMQAQVQRAEAQNAEVLRVETLKAEEIKAEAQRAEAIKAESQRAEGQKARIQGADTIKVKTIKAEANRAETMKAGEQKAKERSTGAQEEGAKNAEAMRTEENRAEAQTEDAQKDRAMKPELQKAEPLKAEAQGAEVQKADVKRGKAIRANTHLAEALKEEAHIPESIKAGEQRTVAMKVEAQRTEIHKAEVQRVGTTKVEGIKSEAQRAGAIKAEAQRAEAIKVRATKAEAMKAESQRAGAQKEKIERAETMKVETIKAEAHMAETMKAEKHKATEKRAEAQEEEAKKAEAMKTKEKRAGAQEEEAKKAEAREAKEKRTETQKAEAQTEDAQKNKAMKLEAQKAEALKAEAQGAEVQKADVQRAKAIKADTHLTEALKEEAHNVEAIKAGRQKTVAMQGQVQRAKAQTAEVQRVETLKVEEIKAEAQRAEAIKTGTQRAEAIKAEAQRAGKMKTASTKAEAIKAESQRAGGQKATIQGADTIKADSNRAETMKAEEQKAEEKRAGAQEEEAKKAEAMKAREKRVETQKAEAQTEDTQKEKAMNSEAQKAEALKAEAQGAEVEKADVQRAKAIMADTHLAEALKEEAHNAKAIKAGEQRTVAMQAQVQRAEAQKAEVQRVETLKVEEIKAEAQRAEAIKAGTQRTEAKKAEAQREGTIKTSATKAEAIKAESQRAGPQKARIQGADTIKVETIKAGANRAETMKAEEKRAGAQKEEANKAEAMKAKEKRAETQQAEAQTEYAQKEKAIKSEALKAEAQRAEVQKSDVQRAKAIKADAHLAEALKEEAHNAVAIKAGKQRTVTMKAETQRAEAQKVEVKRVGTIKVEGIKAEAQRAETIKAGVQRAEAQKAGAMKTEAQNAESQRAVAQKAKIERAETMKIETIKAEAHRTETIKAEEQQAEEERAGAQGEEEKKTEAMKAKETRADTQKAEAQTKDAQKDKAIKSEAQKAEALKAEAQGAEVQKADVQMAKAIKAETHLTKALKEEAHNEEAIKAGEHRTVAMKAQAQRAEAQKAEMPGLSEYMGTPVTNLTESSETKVEKAEENIEQKNNLKCPHSPEPIHMETEESTTLEETFALSAVTQVEQPESLSKLESDVQLHEKQALESDKSLLNITVLPTKKSIQLPEIVGTCSIEVEMTEEEEKKLKAHQFETRHNEPLLEDGSLTRAIHLTEQVNKTVAETDLTSEVSSELPTQEHVSEIAENVQDADPTADSPSKLLLRDQNQSVVTLLRDVKKALESGVTTKDESSVDPISLQAPLNLQQAEEHVSMPALPPNMRHDEESEQLVISSSTFKDKVIETELPSTEQISLQSEQEFVQENVSQHQDKQDHSLVTTLKNSLMMLFHIKTADTEDHKVKTNSQRNLTEAHQELSGDMYSPERSPPSSRKVYESGKESDSPLSPVSMHSSSTSGKRSPSSEEDMVQSADSLTISPAIPRRITDFTRKGEIAQVESAPMSPVTPKRSSKGISEETFLTKEDLSFSPSTSRKIAAKIAAGSNPIATLSVPSIVVGSLPSENAPESMLYEPQRDSNRKWRSSENLSLIPSATPQELASGARRKIYLPKQLEGQDDGNMGAITPPSKKGSPNVSPGLSRKSSSLLVSQSPPVERRSPGTTRRMAMLEVPKICEETVDQKKTSDSSPQESKDSGVPLKEEPQITEIKKVKDPYKAPQVIRKIRAEQFSDASGNLKLWCQFFNILSDSDITWYKDEVQMAKIKRCAGDEGQVALAIVQASVKDCGVYQCTIENEYGTDSTDCLLSAEILAGFISREEVEVGEEIEMTPMVFAKGLADSGYWGDKFFGRIVMEEPHAGKGFLRKACKVKAIYGLEPIFDSGKTCIIKIRNLITFGTKNESTLVEKNYDITIQECKIQNSTREYCKIFATECRGVPNFGQILEILPLNLIYRPANNVPYATIEDDLEGRFEKYCIRDITGKLHFKNSSEIEQKCCTFQHWVFQWTNGNFLVTTLEGVGWKLTNIAIATKTKGYQGLKESCYPEIIEEFPSIHQCNSYCEMLSLKSLKTMESLQAPAKPKGSRSPQMPRKSGSGSSQSSPQIQKKTLTAPQINKKGGVSPKSTRKAMETGDSQSGAKNKANDAKLQ
- the ALPK3 gene encoding alpha-protein kinase 3 isoform X1, whose product is MKTEVQRAEATRVKAIKAGAQGAEAKKIEVQMAGAMKAESQKAKIQRAETWKVETIKAETNRAATMKAEEQKAEKERAGTQEEEAKKAEAMKAKEKRAETQKAEAQTEDAQKDKAIKSDAQKAEALKAEAQGADVQKVKAYKANTHLAEALKEEAHNAVTIKAGEQRIAAMKAEVQRVGAISVEAIKVEKQRAEAIKAGTQRAEAKKTETQRAWAMKTEAQKAEAMKAESQSAAAQKAKIQRAETMKVETIKAEENRAETMKAEEQKAKEKSAGVQEEGAKNAEAMRTKEKRAEAQREDAQKDRAMKSEAQKAEQMKAEAQGAEVQKADVKRARAIRANTHLAEALEAGEQRTVAMKVEAQRAETHKAEVQRVGTTKVEGIKSEAQRAGAIKAEAQRVETIKVRATKAEAMKAGSQKEKIERAETMKVEAIKAEAHMAETMKAEKHKAKENRTGAQEEEAKKAEALKAEAQGAEVQKVDVQRGNAIRANTHIAESIKAGQQRTVAMKAETQKAEVQRVETLKAESIKAEAHKAEVQRVETLKVEGIKAEAQRAEAIKVRAIEAGPMKAESQIAGAQKAKIQRAETMTVETIKAEAHRTETMKAGEQKAKEKRTGAQEEETKNAETMRTKEKRAEAQKAEAQTEDAQKDKAMKSEAQKAEPLKAGAQGAEVQKADVKRGKAIRANTHLAEALKEEAHIAESIKAGEQRMVAMQAQVQRAEAQNAEVLRVETLKAEEIKAEAQRAEAIKAESQRAEGQKARIQGADTIKVKTIKAEANRAETMKAGEQKAKERSTGAQEEGAKNAEAMRTEENRAEAQTEDAQKDRAMKPELQKAEPLKAEAQGAEVQKADVKRGKAIRANTHLAEALKEEAHIPESIKAGEQRTVAMKVEAQRTEIHKAEVQRVGTTKVEGIKSEAQRAGAIKAEAQRAEAIKVRATKAEAMKAESQRAGAQKEKIERAETMKVETIKAEAHMAETMKAEKHKATEKRAEAQEEEAKKAEAMKTKEKRAGAQEEEAKKAEAREAKEKRTETQKAEAQTEDAQKNKAMKLEAQKAEALKAEAQGAEVQKADVQRAKAIKADTHLTEALKEEAHNVEAIKAGRQKTVAMQGQVQRAKAQTAEVQRVETLKVEEIKAEAQRAEAIKTGTQRAEAIKAEAQRAGKMKTASTKAEAIKAESQRAGGQKATIQGADTIKADSNRAETMKAEEQKAEEKRAGAQEEEAKKAEAMKAREKRVETQKAEAQTEDTQKEKAMNSEAQKAEALKAEAQGAEVEKADVQRAKAIMADTHLAEALKEEAHNAKAIKAGEQRTVAMQAQVQRAEAQKAEVQRVETLKVEEIKAEAQRAEAIKAGTQRTEAKKAEAQREGTIKTSATKAEAIKAESQRAGPQKARIQGADTIKVETIKAGANRAETMKAEEKRAGAQKEEANKAEAMKAKEKRAETQQAEAQTEYAQKEKAIKSEALKAEAQRAEVQKSDVQRAKAIKADAHLAEALKEEAHNAVAIKAGKQRTVTMKAETQRAEAQKVEVKRVGTIKVEGIKAEAQRAETIKAGVQRAEAQKAGAMKTEAQNAESQRAVAQKAKIERAETMKIETIKAEAHRTETIKAEEQQAEEERAGAQGEEEKKTEAMKAKETRADTQKAEAQTKDAQKDKAIKSEAQKAEALKAEAQGAEVQKADVQMAKAIKAETHLTKALKEEAHNEEAIKAGEHRTVAMKAQAQRAEAQKAEVQGAKVVREDAHLAEALKEEAHNAAAIEAGEQRTVVIKSEAQRAEAQKAEVPRAGAMKAVAQRVEAQKAEEIKKETQREKKMKAEAQMAEAMEVETQKAKAQTTQSEKAKAQKAKIQEMPGLSEYMGTPVTNLTESSETKVEKAEENIEQKNNLKCPHSPEPIHMETEESTTLVEQPESLSKLESDVQLHEKQALESDKSLLNITVLPTKKSIQLPEIVGTCSIEVEMTEEEEKKLKAHQFETRHNEPLLEDGSLTRAIHLTEQVNKTVAETDLTSEVSSELPTQEHVSEIAENVQDADPTADSPSKLLLRDQNQSVVTLLRDVKKALESGVTTKDESSVDPISLQAPLNLQQAEEHVSMPALPPNMRHDEESEQLVISSSTFKDKVIETELPSTEQISLQSEQEFVQENVSQHQDKQDHSLVTTLKNSLMMLFHIKTADTEDHKVKTNSQRNLTEAHQELSGDMYSPERSPPSSRKVYESGKESDSPLSPVSMHSSSTSGKRSPSSEEDMVQSADSLTISPAIPRRITDFTRKGEIAQVESAPMSPVTPKRSSKGISEETFLTKEDLSFSPSTSRKIAAKIAAGSNPIATLSVPSIVVGSLPSENAPESMLYEPQRDSNRKWRSSENLSLIPSATPQELASGARRKIYLPKQLEGQDDGNMGAITPPSKKGSPNVSPGLSRKSSSLLVSQSPPVERRSPGTTRRMAMLEVPKICEETVDQKKTSDSSPQESKDSGVPLKEEPQITEIKKVKDPYKAPQVIRKIRAEQFSDASGNLKLWCQFFNILSDSDITWYKDEVQMAKIKRCAGDEGQVALAIVQASVKDCGVYQCTIENEYGTDSTDCLLSAEILAGFISREEVEVGEEIEMTPMVFAKGLADSGYWGDKFFGRIVMEEPHAGKGFLRKACKVKAIYGLEPIFDSGKTCIIKIRNLITFGTKNESTLVEKNYDITIQECKIQNSTREYCKIFATECRGVPNFGQILEILPLNLIYRPANNVPYATIEDDLEGRFEKYCIRDITGKLHFKNSSEIEQKCCTFQHWVFQWTNGNFLVTTLEGVGWKLTNIAIATKTKGYQGLKESCYPEIIEEFPSIHQCNSYCEMLSLKSLKTMESLQAPAKPKGSRSPQMPRKSGSGSSQSSPQIQKKTLTAPQINKKGGVSPKSTRKAMETGDSQSGAKNKANDAKLQ